Proteins found in one Pseudomonas marvdashtae genomic segment:
- a CDS encoding amino acid permease: MSITEQQLNTRAGFKQEMQTRHIVMLALGGVIGTGLFLTSGYTVNQAGPMGAVIAYIIGALMVYMVMMCLGELAVQMPETGSFSTYATRFLGPGTGYTVAWLYWLTWTVAIGSEFTAAGILMTRWFPDTPVWIWSALFAGLVFLTNVISVRLFAETEFWLSLIKVLTVVVFLLIGGGAILGLLNIDQAHSIGLSNFTREGLFPTGFMPIAMTLLAVSFAFSGTELIGIAAGETKDPQRNVPRAIRTTVLRLAVFFVGTIFVLATLLPREQAGLVESPFVTVFTYIGIPYSADIMNFVIITALLSAANSGLYAASRMLWTLSDQGHLPKQFSSLTRMGTPLNAIIVSMAGGAASLLSSVFAADTIYLALVSISGLAVVVVWMSIAASQIAFRRHFVANGGDVRDLTFRVRGYPWVPLGALVCCSLACVGIAFDPEQRVALYFGLPFIAWCYFVYYITRKGRQRRLSVALAAQPSDAF, encoded by the coding sequence ATGTCCATAACAGAACAACAACTCAATACGCGGGCCGGCTTCAAGCAGGAAATGCAGACGCGCCATATTGTCATGCTGGCCTTGGGCGGCGTGATCGGCACCGGGCTGTTCCTGACCTCCGGCTACACCGTCAACCAGGCAGGGCCGATGGGCGCGGTGATCGCCTATATCATCGGCGCGCTGATGGTCTACATGGTGATGATGTGCCTGGGTGAACTGGCGGTGCAGATGCCGGAAACCGGTTCGTTCAGCACCTACGCCACGCGCTTCCTCGGCCCCGGCACCGGCTACACCGTGGCGTGGCTGTATTGGCTGACGTGGACGGTGGCGATCGGTTCGGAATTCACCGCCGCCGGCATCCTCATGACCCGATGGTTTCCCGACACACCGGTGTGGATCTGGAGCGCACTGTTCGCGGGCTTGGTGTTTTTGACCAACGTGATTTCGGTGCGGCTGTTCGCCGAAACCGAGTTCTGGCTTTCGCTGATCAAAGTGCTGACCGTGGTGGTGTTCCTGCTGATCGGCGGTGGCGCGATTCTGGGCCTGTTGAACATCGACCAGGCCCACAGCATCGGCTTGAGTAACTTCACTCGTGAGGGACTTTTTCCTACCGGCTTCATGCCGATTGCGATGACGCTGTTGGCGGTGTCCTTCGCCTTCTCCGGCACTGAACTGATCGGCATCGCCGCCGGCGAAACCAAGGACCCGCAACGCAACGTGCCGCGCGCCATCCGCACCACGGTGCTGCGCCTGGCGGTGTTTTTCGTCGGGACAATTTTTGTCCTGGCGACGCTGCTGCCGCGCGAACAGGCCGGTCTGGTGGAGAGCCCGTTCGTCACCGTCTTCACCTACATCGGCATTCCGTATTCGGCCGACATCATGAACTTCGTGATCATCACCGCCTTGCTGTCGGCGGCCAACTCCGGTCTGTACGCCGCCTCGCGGATGCTCTGGACCCTCAGCGACCAAGGCCACCTGCCCAAGCAGTTCTCGTCCCTGACCCGCATGGGCACGCCGCTCAATGCGATTATCGTCAGCATGGCCGGTGGCGCGGCCTCGTTGCTCAGCAGCGTGTTTGCCGCCGACACCATCTACCTGGCGCTGGTGTCGATTTCCGGCCTGGCCGTGGTGGTGGTGTGGATGAGCATCGCCGCGAGCCAGATAGCGTTCCGTCGACACTTCGTCGCCAACGGCGGCGATGTGCGCGACCTGACGTTCCGCGTCCGTGGTTATCCGTGGGTGCCGCTGGGAGCGCTGGTCTGCTGCAGCCTGGCGTGCGTGGGCATTGCCTTCGACCCAGAGCAGCGGGTGGCGCTGTACTTCGGCTTGCCCTTCATCGCCTGGTGTTACTTCGTGTATTACATTACCCGCAAAGGCCGCCAGCGACGCTTGTCGGTCGCCCTTGCGGCACAACCGTCCGACGCGTTCTAG
- a CDS encoding LysR substrate-binding domain-containing protein, protein MKQKTLPPLNWLRAFEVSARCLNFTHAADELFLTQGAVSQQIRQLESHLGVALFKRLPRGLGLTEEGQAFLPVVQDAITRLAVGTNEIFGQHKRRPIKVRGSLAFFVHWLAPKLVDFRQAHPQVDIRYISNIWVKELDGEDDMEIRWGHGQWPGLVSQRLTWDSLFPVCAPALMTTLKEPADVAKHPLLHVLGYEEGWGYWLNRVGADSVDSSTGMQFDTLVCTLRMAELGQGIALARSSMVSDLLADGRLVEPFAQRIEASESFYLVRSSGAEQHPDAAKFSTWLVEQAHRFK, encoded by the coding sequence ATGAAGCAAAAAACGCTGCCCCCCTTGAACTGGCTCCGGGCGTTCGAAGTGTCCGCCCGCTGCCTGAACTTCACCCACGCCGCCGACGAATTGTTTTTGACCCAAGGTGCGGTCAGCCAGCAGATCCGCCAACTGGAAAGTCACTTGGGCGTGGCGCTGTTCAAGCGGTTGCCCCGTGGCCTGGGCCTGACCGAAGAAGGCCAGGCCTTCCTGCCCGTGGTCCAGGACGCGATCACGCGATTGGCGGTGGGCACCAACGAGATCTTCGGCCAGCACAAACGCCGGCCGATCAAGGTGCGCGGCAGCCTGGCGTTTTTCGTGCATTGGCTGGCGCCGAAACTGGTGGATTTTCGCCAGGCTCATCCGCAGGTCGACATCCGCTACATCAGCAACATCTGGGTCAAGGAGCTGGACGGTGAGGACGACATGGAAATCCGCTGGGGCCACGGTCAATGGCCTGGCCTGGTGTCGCAGCGCCTGACCTGGGACAGCTTGTTCCCGGTGTGCGCGCCAGCCTTGATGACAACGCTGAAGGAACCGGCAGACGTGGCCAAGCATCCGCTGCTGCACGTGCTGGGCTACGAAGAAGGTTGGGGTTATTGGTTGAACAGGGTCGGCGCGGACTCGGTTGATTCCTCGACCGGCATGCAGTTCGACACGCTGGTCTGCACCTTGCGCATGGCCGAGCTGGGGCAGGGGATTGCCTTGGCGCGGTCGTCGATGGTCAGTGACTTGCTGGCGGACGGACGTCTGGTCGAACCCTTCGCCCAGCGCATCGAAGCCAGCGAATCGTTTTACCTGGTGCGCAGTTCCGGGGCCGAGCAACACCCGGACGCGGCGAAGTTTTCCACCTGGTTGGTGGAGCAGGCGCATCGTTTCAAATGA
- the thrC gene encoding threonine synthase has protein sequence MRYVSTRNSAVQVDFEKVVLSAIAEDGGLFVPTELPQFEPQDIANWSTLSYDELAYRVMRPFVGEAIPEDDFKRLLKEAGSQFSHRSLAPLHQVDRNEWVLELFHGPTRSSKDFAAQLQARLVQYFLRKRGRRAVVIGVTNGDTGLAAIEAFKHCDETDVVVIYPEAGVPQDQLQDLQATAHPRVHQVAVEGSFDECQTLVTQLFREHEAISFNSSNWVSVMAQLVFYFHAVLQLGGGQRPIGFSVPAASFAEVYAGYIAQKMGLPITQMIVATNQNDALHQFFLKNHYSRLRASKTLSPAMDLSIFSNLERFLWELYGHDDQAVSALMHTFETRGEMSIANEFWLQARMIIDSYAVSDEQTLEEITSLYRDTGYVIDPHTATGVLAARLYRRSLVAPMVTLGEISPIKSAVLLGELGIPVAAQQRPMSAHGPAQIHRIQPDDLGALHQLLGTL, from the coding sequence ATGCGCTATGTGAGTACCCGAAATTCCGCCGTGCAGGTCGATTTCGAAAAAGTCGTGCTGTCGGCCATCGCCGAGGACGGCGGGCTGTTCGTCCCCACCGAATTGCCGCAATTCGAACCCCAGGACATCGCCAATTGGTCCACTTTGTCCTATGACGAACTGGCCTATCGAGTGATGCGTCCGTTCGTGGGCGAGGCGATCCCGGAAGATGATTTCAAGCGTCTGCTCAAGGAGGCCGGCAGCCAGTTCAGCCATCGCTCCCTGGCGCCTTTGCATCAAGTCGATCGCAACGAATGGGTGCTGGAATTGTTCCACGGCCCGACCCGTTCCTCGAAGGATTTCGCCGCGCAATTGCAGGCGCGGCTGGTGCAATATTTTCTGCGCAAACGCGGACGCCGCGCCGTGGTGATTGGCGTCACCAATGGCGACACCGGCCTGGCCGCCATCGAAGCGTTCAAGCACTGCGACGAGACCGACGTGGTGGTGATTTATCCCGAGGCCGGCGTACCACAAGACCAGCTTCAAGATCTGCAAGCGACGGCCCATCCGCGGGTGCATCAAGTGGCCGTGGAGGGCAGTTTCGATGAGTGCCAGACCCTCGTCACGCAACTGTTCCGAGAGCATGAGGCGATCAGTTTCAACTCCAGCAACTGGGTCAGCGTCATGGCGCAGTTGGTGTTTTATTTCCACGCCGTGCTGCAACTGGGCGGCGGTCAACGGCCCATCGGTTTCAGCGTGCCGGCGGCGAGTTTCGCCGAAGTCTATGCCGGCTACATCGCGCAGAAGATGGGTTTGCCGATCACGCAAATGATCGTCGCCACCAACCAGAATGACGCGTTGCATCAGTTCTTTTTGAAGAATCATTACTCGCGACTGCGCGCCAGCAAGACCCTGTCGCCGGCCATGGATTTGTCGATTTTCTCCAACCTGGAACGGTTTCTCTGGGAGCTCTACGGGCACGATGACCAAGCGGTGAGCGCGCTGATGCACACCTTTGAAACCCGTGGCGAAATGAGCATCGCCAACGAGTTCTGGTTGCAGGCGCGGATGATCATCGACTCGTACGCGGTCAGTGATGAGCAGACGCTGGAGGAGATCACTTCGTTGTACCGCGACACCGGTTATGTCATCGATCCACACACCGCCACCGGCGTGCTCGCGGCCCGTTTGTACCGCCGCAGTCTGGTGGCGCCGATGGTGACCCTGGGCGAGATCTCACCTATTAAATCGGCGGTGTTGCTCGGTGAGCTGGGGATCCCCGTGGCGGCGCAACAGCGTCCGATGTCCGCGCATGGCCCGGCGCAGATCCATCGCATCCAGCCAGACGACCTCGGCGCTCTCCATCAACTGCTCGGCACCCTGTAG
- a CDS encoding Lrp/AsnC family transcriptional regulator, with protein MKRILDPLDERIIAELRLNARAAHAELAAKVNLSRNAVRQRIERLERDGVIQGYTVRTGEGAQASSNINAVIFVYRYDRMRGAEVLQALQAMPEVLQCDVMSGEFDLMLRVAAANPERVHKVWKDISALPGVENTVTSFVLSSVV; from the coding sequence ATGAAGCGAATCCTCGACCCCCTCGACGAACGCATCATCGCCGAACTGCGCCTCAACGCCCGCGCCGCCCACGCGGAGCTGGCGGCCAAGGTCAACCTTTCGCGCAACGCCGTCCGCCAACGCATCGAACGCCTCGAACGCGACGGCGTGATCCAGGGCTACACCGTACGCACCGGCGAGGGCGCGCAAGCGTCGTCGAACATCAACGCGGTGATCTTCGTCTACCGCTACGACCGCATGCGCGGCGCCGAAGTACTGCAGGCCCTGCAAGCCATGCCCGAAGTGCTCCAGTGCGATGTGATGAGCGGCGAGTTTGATTTGATGCTGCGGGTGGCCGCGGCGAACCCGGAGCGAGTGCACAAGGTCTGGAAAGACATCTCGGCGCTGCCCGGCGTGGAAAACACCGTGACGTCGTTTGTGTTGTCGTCGGTGGTCTGA
- a CDS encoding homoserine dehydrogenase, whose amino-acid sequence MTEYKLALVGFGGVNRALAQLIAERNQQWKTELGFTLKIVGVTDLFLGSVMNRHGLDAASLTRLPATQGAMAQLPGGTVDALNETVIKDCGADIIAEATFTNPVDGEPATSFCRWALERGKHVVTTNKGPIALHGAELKALAQRNNVAFEYEGSVMSGTPVIRLAKQSLAGSVITGFEGILNGTSNFVLTCMEGGLGFAEAVSQAQALGYAEADPTADVAGHDVRLKVVILANELLDAKLTINDVTCSGIASLSLDDIEKARHDNARWKLIGAATRQADGSISASVEPRLLSNDHPLASISGATNAVSFTSELLGAVTVSGPGAGRTETAFALLSDIIHIHQSATRKQEHNQ is encoded by the coding sequence ATGACTGAATACAAACTCGCGCTAGTCGGCTTCGGCGGTGTAAACCGGGCCTTGGCTCAGCTGATTGCCGAGCGCAATCAGCAGTGGAAAACCGAACTCGGCTTCACCCTGAAAATCGTCGGCGTGACGGACCTGTTCCTCGGTTCGGTGATGAACCGCCACGGCCTCGACGCCGCGTCGCTCACCCGACTGCCCGCCACCCAAGGCGCCATGGCGCAACTCCCCGGCGGCACCGTCGACGCCCTCAACGAAACCGTGATCAAAGACTGCGGCGCCGACATCATCGCCGAAGCCACCTTCACCAATCCGGTGGATGGCGAGCCCGCCACCTCGTTCTGCCGCTGGGCCCTGGAGCGCGGCAAACACGTGGTCACCACCAACAAAGGCCCCATCGCCCTGCACGGCGCCGAACTCAAGGCCCTGGCCCAACGCAACAACGTCGCCTTCGAATACGAAGGCTCGGTGATGAGCGGCACCCCCGTCATCCGCCTCGCCAAACAATCCCTGGCCGGCAGCGTCATCACCGGCTTCGAAGGCATCCTCAACGGCACCTCCAACTTCGTCCTCACCTGTATGGAAGGCGGCCTCGGGTTCGCCGAAGCCGTCAGCCAGGCCCAAGCCCTGGGCTACGCCGAAGCCGACCCAACGGCAGACGTCGCAGGCCATGACGTGCGCCTGAAAGTGGTGATCCTCGCCAACGAACTGCTCGATGCCAAACTCACCATCAACGACGTCACCTGCAGCGGCATCGCCTCCCTCAGCCTCGACGACATCGAAAAAGCCCGCCACGACAACGCCCGCTGGAAACTCATCGGCGCCGCCACCCGCCAGGCCGACGGCTCCATCAGCGCCAGCGTCGAACCGCGCCTGCTCAGCAACGACCACCCCCTGGCGAGCATCAGCGGCGCCACCAACGCCGTCTCCTTCACCAGCGAACTGCTCGGCGCCGTCACCGTCTCCGGTCCGGGCGCAGGCCGCACCGAAACCGCCTTCGCACTGCTGTCGGACATCATCCACATCCACCAATCGGCAACCCGCAAACAGGAGCACAACCAGTGA
- a CDS encoding aldehyde dehydrogenase family protein: MNVSRLALAVVEPHIEVLNPFDGSVVGTVADVCASEVPRLLETARSGAKACAALPRHRRASILEHAALNIERDAKAFARLIVDEAGKTLKQAEKEVKRCVNTLKLSAEEAKRNAGEIVPFDAYEGAESRQGWFTREPLGLIVAITPYNDPLNLVAHKLGPAIAGGNAVVLKPSELAPLSALKLVSYLVAAGLPETVVTVATGGAELGKALVAARDVRMISFTGGFVTGEQIARTAGLKKLAMDLGGNAPVIIMGDCNLDAAVESCVSGAFWAAGQNCIGTQRLLIHAPIYEAFRERFVNQAQALVVGNPLLANTDIGPMITQQAAQDAEQVVNEALEQGATLLCGHRRQGNCYAATVLENVDHSSRIWCNEAFAPVVVLQVFETFDEAIALANEPEYALHAGIFTNDLSTAMSAARRIEAGGVMINDSSDFRFDAMPFGGSKYGSLGREGVRFAYEEMTQPKVVCLNTLG; this comes from the coding sequence GTGAACGTATCGCGCCTGGCCCTGGCGGTCGTCGAGCCGCACATCGAAGTCCTCAACCCGTTTGACGGCAGCGTCGTCGGCACCGTCGCCGACGTGTGCGCCTCAGAAGTCCCCCGACTGCTCGAGACCGCACGCAGCGGCGCAAAAGCCTGCGCCGCACTGCCGCGCCATCGCCGCGCAAGCATCCTCGAACACGCCGCCCTCAACATCGAACGCGACGCCAAAGCCTTCGCCCGGCTGATCGTCGACGAAGCCGGCAAGACCCTCAAACAGGCGGAAAAAGAAGTCAAACGCTGCGTCAACACCCTCAAGCTCTCCGCCGAAGAAGCCAAGCGCAACGCCGGCGAAATCGTCCCGTTCGACGCCTACGAAGGCGCCGAGTCGCGCCAAGGCTGGTTCACCCGCGAACCCCTCGGGCTGATCGTCGCCATCACCCCCTACAACGACCCGCTCAACCTCGTCGCCCACAAACTCGGCCCGGCCATCGCCGGCGGCAACGCGGTTGTCCTCAAACCGTCCGAACTGGCGCCGTTGTCAGCCCTCAAACTCGTCTCCTACCTCGTCGCCGCCGGCCTCCCCGAAACCGTGGTCACCGTCGCCACCGGCGGCGCCGAACTCGGCAAAGCCCTGGTCGCCGCCCGCGACGTGCGCATGATCTCCTTCACCGGCGGCTTCGTCACCGGCGAACAAATCGCCCGCACCGCCGGCCTGAAAAAACTCGCCATGGACCTCGGCGGCAACGCCCCCGTCATCATCATGGGCGACTGCAACCTCGACGCCGCAGTCGAAAGCTGCGTCTCCGGCGCTTTCTGGGCTGCTGGGCAAAATTGCATTGGCACCCAACGGCTGCTCATTCATGCACCGATCTACGAAGCTTTTCGCGAACGCTTCGTCAACCAAGCCCAAGCGTTGGTGGTCGGCAACCCACTGCTCGCCAACACCGACATCGGCCCGATGATTACCCAACAGGCTGCGCAGGACGCTGAACAGGTGGTGAACGAAGCCCTGGAGCAAGGCGCCACGTTGCTCTGCGGCCATCGGCGTCAGGGCAATTGCTATGCGGCTACTGTCTTGGAAAATGTCGATCATTCCAGCCGGATTTGGTGCAACGAAGCGTTTGCGCCTGTGGTGGTGTTGCAGGTGTTCGAGACGTTTGACGAGGCGATTGCGTTGGCTAACGAGCCTGAGTACGCGCTGCATGCTGGGATTTTCACCAATGACCTCAGCACCGCGATGAGCGCTGCACGACGGATTGAGGCGGGGGGCGTGATGATTAATGACTCGTCGGATTTCCGGTTTGATGCGATGCCGTTTGGCGGGTCGAAGTATGGGAGTTTGGGCAGGGAAGGGGTGCGGTTTGCGTATGAGGAAATGACCCAGCCGAAGGTGGTTTGTTTGAATACGTTGGGGTGA
- the fic gene encoding protein adenylyltransferase Fic, which produces MTAAPHVWQADKPYNQLPPLPPAAELETRAVLKRCIEARTALAELKQAAELIPNQTVLINTIPLLEAKDSSEIESIVTTTDLLFQHAQESDGHADPATKEALRYRKALHHGYLSLAERPLSTGTAVEICRTLKGVNMDIRRVPGTQLANDRTGEIIYTPPDGEDHLRDLLANRERFLHNETDLDPLVRMAVGHYQFEAIHPFTDGNGRTGRVLNTLFLIQEGLLNLPILYLSRYIIAHRADYYRLLLDVTREQAWEPWLLYMLSAVEETARWTCAKIAAIRSLSEHTTQFVREQLPKIYSRELVDVIFEQPYCRIHNVVEKQIAGRQAASRYLKDLVDIGVLQEAQVGKEKLFIHPKLMQLLTRDNNEFRPYG; this is translated from the coding sequence ATGACTGCAGCTCCTCACGTCTGGCAGGCCGATAAGCCGTATAACCAATTACCGCCTCTGCCTCCAGCAGCCGAACTGGAAACCCGTGCAGTACTCAAGCGCTGTATCGAGGCGCGCACGGCCTTGGCTGAGTTGAAGCAGGCAGCCGAACTGATACCCAACCAAACGGTACTGATCAACACCATTCCCTTGCTGGAAGCCAAGGACAGTTCCGAAATCGAAAGTATCGTCACCACCACGGACTTGCTCTTTCAGCATGCCCAAGAGAGTGACGGCCATGCCGATCCGGCGACGAAAGAAGCCCTGCGCTACCGCAAAGCCCTACACCACGGCTACCTATCGCTGGCCGAGCGCCCATTATCCACAGGCACTGCAGTCGAAATCTGCCGCACGCTCAAAGGCGTGAACATGGACATTCGACGCGTACCAGGCACTCAACTAGCCAACGACCGTACCGGCGAAATCATCTACACCCCACCGGACGGCGAAGATCATCTGCGTGATTTGCTCGCTAACCGGGAGCGCTTCCTGCACAACGAGACGGATCTGGACCCGCTGGTGCGTATGGCCGTCGGGCACTACCAGTTCGAAGCTATTCACCCGTTCACCGATGGCAATGGCCGTACCGGGCGGGTGCTTAATACGCTGTTCCTGATTCAGGAGGGGCTGCTGAATCTACCAATTCTCTATCTCAGCCGTTACATCATTGCCCACCGAGCCGACTACTACCGTCTCCTGCTCGACGTCACCCGCGAACAGGCATGGGAGCCCTGGTTGCTCTACATGCTTAGCGCCGTGGAAGAAACCGCCCGCTGGACCTGCGCCAAAATCGCCGCCATCCGCAGCCTGTCCGAACACACGACCCAATTCGTTCGTGAGCAACTGCCGAAAATCTATTCCCGTGAATTGGTGGATGTGATTTTCGAACAGCCGTACTGCCGCATCCATAACGTCGTCGAGAAACAAATTGCCGGGCGCCAGGCTGCCTCTCGCTACCTCAAAGATCTCGTTGACATCGGCGTTCTCCAGGAAGCGCAGGTCGGCAAGGAAAAGCTCTTTATCCACCCGAAACTGATGCAATTGTTGACTCGGGATAACAATGAGTTCAGGCCTTATGGCTGA
- a CDS encoding DUF6124 family protein: MAKITPNPPITDEHVSRVQAARNKKLDEAADRALDFYLKPTPKKETSDKAGSIFRIAPDIDSECLLASLSENLASANAMISDLAFDLDGSRRRVAMGILQVIEVSELLANRALDIVEVR; the protein is encoded by the coding sequence ATGGCTAAAATTACACCAAACCCTCCGATTACAGACGAGCATGTGTCCCGCGTTCAGGCTGCTCGTAATAAAAAGCTTGATGAGGCTGCCGATCGGGCTTTGGATTTTTATCTAAAGCCTACGCCGAAGAAAGAAACGTCTGACAAGGCCGGCTCCATCTTTCGTATCGCACCTGATATTGATTCGGAGTGTCTGCTCGCCAGTCTCAGTGAAAACCTGGCTTCGGCCAATGCCATGATCAGTGATTTGGCGTTTGATCTGGATGGGTCGCGACGGCGTGTTGCGATGGGGATTTTGCAGGTGATTGAGGTGAGTGAGCTGTTGGCGAATCGGGCTTTGGATATTGTTGAGGTGAGGTAA
- a CDS encoding restriction endonuclease — protein MPIPDFQSVMRPILATVADNTPLALSELRERIANEFQLSEEERSERLPSGKQTVINNRVGWARTYLNKAGLLSIPAKGLVQITERGREALNSGPARITVRWLKQYPEFAAFHTTSPADDPALALQSEPVEQATPDEQLAAAHQALTQSLADELLALVRAASPTFFEQLVVDLMIAMGYGGSRKEAGRATQQTNDDGIDGIIKEDKLGLDVIYLQAKRWTNTVHRPEIDKFIGALTRQRARKGVFITTSDFSNGAREAALSLDIKVVLIDGLELARLMVENNLGCNVKQVYEVKHLDSDYFVED, from the coding sequence ATGCCCATCCCAGATTTCCAGAGCGTCATGCGACCGATCCTGGCCACCGTCGCCGACAATACTCCGCTAGCCCTAAGCGAACTTCGCGAGCGCATCGCCAACGAGTTTCAGCTCAGCGAGGAGGAGCGCAGCGAACGCCTACCTTCCGGCAAGCAAACGGTGATCAACAATCGAGTCGGTTGGGCGCGCACCTATCTGAATAAGGCGGGGCTGCTGAGCATTCCGGCAAAGGGACTGGTGCAAATCACCGAACGCGGTCGAGAGGCGCTGAACAGCGGGCCGGCACGTATTACCGTTAGGTGGCTCAAGCAATACCCGGAATTCGCCGCGTTCCATACGACCAGTCCCGCCGATGACCCAGCGTTAGCCTTGCAGAGCGAACCGGTCGAACAAGCGACTCCCGACGAGCAACTGGCCGCAGCACACCAGGCGCTGACGCAGTCATTGGCGGATGAACTGCTGGCCCTCGTGCGTGCAGCTTCACCAACTTTTTTCGAGCAACTGGTAGTCGATCTGATGATCGCCATGGGCTACGGTGGCTCACGCAAGGAAGCAGGTCGAGCGACGCAACAAACCAACGACGACGGCATCGACGGCATCATCAAGGAGGACAAGCTCGGCCTGGACGTCATCTACCTGCAAGCCAAGCGTTGGACCAATACCGTACACCGCCCGGAAATCGATAAGTTCATCGGCGCCCTCACCCGCCAACGCGCTCGCAAGGGTGTGTTCATTACCACTTCGGACTTCTCCAACGGGGCCCGTGAAGCCGCCTTGAGCCTGGATATCAAAGTGGTGTTGATCGATGGGTTGGAGTTGGCGCGGCTGATGGTCGAAAACAATCTCGGCTGCAACGTCAAACAGGTTTACGAAGTGAAGCACTTGGATAGCGATTACTTCGTGGAAGATTGA